In the Anaerolineae bacterium genome, AGGCAGGCTTCGTTGATCAGATACTTGACCCGCTCGCCATCCACCCCAACAACGACCAGGTCCACGCTATTGAGGGCGTCAAAGTGCTGCTCGATGCGGCCACGGATGGCCGTCACCTCGGCGTCGGCGTTACGAGCGCGAATCAGATCGGCGACGGCCTCCACTTTGGGGCGGCCCACGTCGCGCAGATCGCCCACATGGCGCACCACGTTAACGCTCTCCAGCAGGTCGTCGTCGATCAGGACAAAGCGCCCGACGCCACTCATGGCCAGGCTCTCCGCCACGAAGCCGCCGCCGGAACCCAGCCCGACAATGCCAACCGTGCGTTTGTGCAGGTAGTCCAGCGCCTCCTTGCCCAGCAGGCGCTCAATGCGATCCCAG is a window encoding:
- a CDS encoding ThiF family adenylyltransferase, with product MTAWDRIERLLGKEALDYLHKRTVGIVGLGSGGGFVAESLAMSGVGRFVLIDDDLLESVNVVRHVGDLRDVGRPKVEAVADLIRARNADAEVTAIRGRIEQHFDALNSVDLVVVGVDGERVKYLINEACLARGLTAVYAGVYERGEGGDVVVINPRDEASPCYAC